A window of the Lactuca sativa cultivar Salinas chromosome 7, Lsat_Salinas_v11, whole genome shotgun sequence genome harbors these coding sequences:
- the LOC111906601 gene encoding protein MEI2-like 5 has product MQHSSQHFAFGPSKITSMSFSKVVGSGARDMLTGSDAYNDASSDTTLFSSSLPVLPHEKLISNNAENDFQSLEGNDLLEELEDHAIGNLLPEEDELLAGVIDGFDLNTFPSRADELEDYDLFGSGGGMELESDMDTLNVSMSKVGLTDGVVGNGVAHYTLANGVATVAGEHPYGEHPSRTLFVRNINSNVEDSELRTLFEQYGDIRTLYTACKHRGFVMISYYDIRAARTAMRALQNKPLRRRKLDIHYSIPKDNPSDKDINQGTLVVFNLDPSVSCEDLLQIFGAYGEVKEIRETPHKRHHKFIEYYDVRAAEAALRSLNRSDIAGKRIKLEPSRPGGARRNLMLQLSQEFEQDDTRSFRLQVGPSMANSPPGVWPQFGSPIEHSPLQSLSKSPVMGSMSPTLPGLASILHPQPARIAPIGKDHTRSNRTHLEQNLFNGNSNTFQHSHSLPESKLSQFNESISLSSFNGGGSTSTGGGSGIETLSGPQFLWGSPNIYPEQTQPQQQPKGPSPNHGFAIATRTRSPSISMGHPFATSKGLTTHGLPITARHGSLLGSTQVQHHHHHHQQHHVGSAPSGIPFEGHFGLGRYHESPETLFMSPPAFGGGVGVGVGLGHIDRGGFLGSHGCVENGSPSFSPRLSPMFLGNGHYPGLGPTIAETMSDRGRNRQVDQNGSQTDSKKQFQLDLDKITSGEDTRTTLMIKNIPNKYTSKMLLAAIDENHSGTYDFLYLPIDFKNKCNVGYAFINMLSPTHIVPFYQAFNGKKWEKFNSEKVASLAYARIQGKTALVTHFQNSSLMNEDKRCRPILFHSEGSEVTDQEPLSSSSLNIQMHRSNGSDSGDSSGSPPKDGAAEQS; this is encoded by the exons ATGCAACATTCTTCACAACATTTTGCTTTTG GTCCTTCAAAGATAACATCAATGAGTTTCTCAAAAGTGGTTGGAAGTGGGGCAAGGGACATGTTAACTGGATCTGATGCTTATAATGATGCCTCAAGTGATACCACTCTTTTCTCAAGTTCATTACCAGTTTTACCCCATGAGAAGT TGATATCCAATAACGCAGAGAATGATTTTCAATCTTTAGAAGGCAATGATTTGCTAGAAGAGCTTGAAGACCATGCAATTGGAAACTTGTTACCTGAAGAAGACGAGCTTTTAGCAGGTGTAATTGACGGTTTTGACCTCAATACTTTTCCTAGTCGTGCAGATGAGTTAGAAGATTATGATCTATTTGGAAGTGGAGGAGGTATGGAACTTGAATCAGACATGGATACCTTAAATGTTAGCATGTCAAAGGTAGGTTTGACTGATGGGGTTGTTGGCAATGGGGTGGCCCACTACACTCTTGCAAATGGTGTGGCGACTGTTGCTGGTGAGCATCCATATGGAGAACATCCTTCTAGAACATTATTCGTGCGTAACATAAATAGTAATGTTGAGGATTCAGAACTCAGAACTTTGTTTGAG CAATATGGTGATATACGAACACTGTACACAGCATGTAAACACAGGGGTTTTGTGATGATATCTTACTATGATATTCGTGCTGCAAGAACTGCCATGCGTGCATTACAGAATAAGCCACTAAGAAGAAGGAAGCTAGACATTCACTATTCAATTCCAAag GATAACCCGTCAGACAAAGATATAAATCAAGGAACGTTAGTTGTTTTTAATTTGGATCCTTCGGTTTCATGTGAAGATCTTCTTCAAATCTTTGGGGCATATGGTGAGGTTAAAGAG ATAAGGGAGACACCACACAAAAGACACCACAAGTTCATTGAATATTATGATGTTAGAGCAGCAGAAGCAGCCCTTAGATCCCTGAACAGGAGTGACATAGCTGGGAAACGCATAAAGCTTGAACCTAGTCGCCCTGGTGGAGCCCGCAGAAA CCTGATGTTGCAATTGAGTCAAGAATTCGAACAAGATGACACCCGAAGCTTTCGACTTCAAGTGGGTCCCTCAATGGCCAACTCTCCTCCAG GTGTGTGGCCACAGTTTGGCAGCCCAATTGAACACAGCCCACTTCAAAGTCTAAGCAAGTCACCTGTGATGGGCTCAATGAGCCCAACCCTACCGGGCCTGGCTTCCATTCTGCACCCTCAACCGGCCCGAATAGCACCAATTGGCAAAGACCACACGCGTAGTAACCGAACCCATCTTGAACAAAATCTTTTCAATGGAAATTCAAACACATTTCAACACTCTCATTCTCTTCCTGAATCCAAATTAAGCCAATTTAACGAATCAATTTCCTTATCATCATTCAATGGTGGTGGCTCAACCTCAACTGGTGGTGGTTCAGGAATCGAAACATTATCGGGTCCACAGTTTTTATGGGGTAGTCCCAATATATACCCTGAACAAACCCAACCCCAACAACAACCCAAAGGACCTTCACCTAACCATGGGTTTGCTATTGCAACCCGAACCCGGTCACCATCCATATCCATGGGTCACCCGTTTGCCACATCCAAGGGGCTGACCACCCATGGGCTCCCTATCACCGCCCGTCATGGATCTTTGCTTGGTTCGACCCAAgtccaacaccaccaccaccaccatcaacaACATCATGTTGGATCGGCTCCATCTGGGATCCCGTTTGAAGGGCATTTTGGTCTTGGTAGGTATCATGAATCTCCTGAAACATTGTTCATGAGTCCACCAGCTTTTGGAGGTGGTGTGGGTGTGGGTGTGGGTTTGGGTCATATTGATAGAGGAGGGTTCTTGGGTTCTCATGGGTGTGTTGAAAATGGTTCTCCAAGTTTTAGTCCAAGGCTTAGTCCCATGTTTCTTGGAAACGGTCATTATCCCGGGTTGGGGCCCACGATTGCTGAAACTATGAGTGACCGTGGACGGAATCGTCAGGTTGACCAGAATGGAAGTCAAACGGATAGTAAGAAACAGTTTCAGCTTGATCTTGATAAAATCACAAGTGGGGAAGATACTCGAACAACTTTGATGATTAAAAACATTCCTAACAA GTATACTTCAAAAATGCTGCTCGCTGCTATAGATGAAAATCATAGTGGAACTTATGATTTTCTTTACTTACCCATCGATTTTAAG AACAAATGCAATGTGGGCTATGCATTTATCAACATGCTTTCTCCAACACACATAGTCCCGTTTTACCAG GCATTCAATGGGAAAAAATGGGAGAAGTTCAACAGTGAGAAAGTTGCTTCCTTGGCTTATGCTCGAATCCAAGGAAAG